The Salmonella enterica subsp. houtenae serovar Houten genome has a segment encoding these proteins:
- the malS gene encoding alpha-amylase: MKLAAFALTLIPGIAIASSWTSPGFPTFSTQETGRFTSHAALTKGMRTLTLHIDQQCWQPAGAIKLNQMLSLTPCEGAPPQWRLFKDGDYTLTVDTRSGTPTLLLSIKTEPERTAQLARQCPVWDGSPLTLDVSQTFPEGTVVRDYYSGQTDTVQHGQITLRPADSHGLLLLERAETHASAPFNWRNATVYFVLTDRFRNGDPTNDHSYGRHKDGMQEIGTFHGGDLRGLTSKLDYLQQLGVNALWISAPFEQIHGWVGGGTKGDFPHYAYHGYYTQDWTTLDANMGSEADLRALVDGAHQRGIRILFDVVMNHAGYATLADMQEYQFGALYLSGAERQKILGDRWTNWRPAAGQSWHSFNDYINFSDSAAWEKWWGKKWIRTDIGDYDSPGFDDLTLSLAFLPDIKTESTTPSGLPAFYANKPDTKAKFIEGYTPRDYLTHGLSQWVHDYGIDGFRVDTARHVELPAWQQLKTQASAALREWKQANPDKTLDDSPFWMTGEAWGHGVMKSDYYRYGFDAMINFDYQEQAAKAVDCLAEMGPVWQQMADKMQDFNVLSYLSSHDTRLFREGGDKTAELLLLSPGAVQIFYGDESARPFGPSGSDPLQGTRSDMNWQDVSGKSAAAVAHWQRISQFRTRHPAIGAGQQTTLTLKHGYGFVRQYGDDTVMVVWAGRR; the protein is encoded by the coding sequence ATGAAACTTGCCGCTTTCGCTCTGACGCTGATACCCGGTATCGCGATCGCCTCATCATGGACCTCGCCCGGTTTTCCGACATTCTCGACGCAGGAAACCGGACGCTTTACCAGCCATGCTGCATTAACAAAAGGTATGCGCACGTTAACGCTCCATATTGACCAGCAGTGCTGGCAGCCCGCCGGCGCCATAAAACTCAACCAGATGTTGTCGTTAACACCCTGCGAAGGCGCGCCGCCGCAATGGCGTCTGTTTAAAGATGGCGACTATACGCTGACGGTAGATACCCGCTCCGGTACGCCAACCCTGTTGTTATCGATAAAAACTGAACCTGAACGCACAGCGCAACTTGCCCGCCAGTGTCCCGTCTGGGATGGTTCGCCGCTCACGCTGGATGTTAGCCAAACCTTTCCGGAAGGGACGGTAGTGCGCGATTATTACAGTGGTCAAACCGATACTGTCCAACACGGGCAAATCACGCTGCGGCCTGCCGACAGCCACGGGCTTTTATTACTGGAACGAGCGGAAACCCACGCGTCAGCGCCTTTTAATTGGCGCAACGCCACCGTTTATTTTGTGCTTACGGATCGCTTTCGCAATGGCGATCCAACCAACGACCACAGCTATGGTCGCCATAAGGATGGTATGCAAGAGATTGGCACTTTCCACGGCGGCGATTTACGCGGGTTGACGAGTAAACTGGACTATCTACAGCAATTAGGCGTGAACGCCTTGTGGATAAGCGCGCCGTTTGAACAGATCCACGGCTGGGTCGGCGGCGGAACAAAAGGCGATTTTCCTCATTACGCCTATCACGGCTATTACACTCAGGACTGGACGACGCTGGATGCCAATATGGGCAGCGAAGCCGATCTCCGCGCGCTGGTCGACGGCGCGCACCAGCGCGGCATTCGTATTTTATTTGACGTAGTAATGAATCATGCCGGTTACGCCACGCTGGCGGATATGCAGGAGTATCAGTTCGGCGCGCTCTATTTATCCGGCGCGGAACGGCAAAAAATCCTCGGCGATCGCTGGACAAACTGGCGCCCTGCCGCCGGACAAAGCTGGCACAGTTTTAACGACTACATCAACTTCAGCGACAGTGCCGCCTGGGAAAAATGGTGGGGAAAAAAGTGGATTCGTACCGATATTGGCGACTACGACAGTCCGGGATTTGACGATTTAACCCTGTCGCTGGCCTTCCTGCCGGATATAAAAACGGAATCTACCACGCCTTCCGGCCTACCCGCGTTCTATGCCAACAAACCTGACACTAAAGCAAAGTTCATTGAGGGCTATACGCCACGGGATTATCTGACCCACGGGTTAAGCCAGTGGGTACATGATTACGGCATTGACGGATTCCGGGTCGATACCGCCAGACACGTTGAGCTTCCTGCCTGGCAACAGCTAAAAACCCAGGCCAGCGCGGCGTTACGTGAATGGAAGCAGGCCAATCCGGACAAAACGCTGGATGATAGTCCGTTCTGGATGACTGGCGAAGCATGGGGCCACGGCGTCATGAAAAGTGATTATTATCGCTATGGTTTCGACGCGATGATCAATTTTGATTATCAGGAGCAGGCGGCGAAAGCGGTCGATTGCCTGGCGGAAATGGGGCCAGTCTGGCAGCAGATGGCGGATAAAATGCAGGATTTCAACGTATTAAGTTACCTCTCCTCGCATGATACGCGCCTTTTCCGTGAGGGCGGTGATAAGACGGCGGAACTGCTGCTGCTTTCGCCGGGCGCGGTGCAAATCTTTTACGGCGATGAATCCGCTCGTCCCTTCGGCCCCAGCGGCTCCGACCCGCTGCAAGGCACCCGTTCAGATATGAACTGGCAGGACGTGAGCGGAAAGTCAGCCGCAGCCGTCGCGCACTGGCAGCGTATTAGCCAGTTCCGCACCAGACATCCCGCCATCGGCGCAGGCCAACAAACCACGCTGACGCTAAAACA
- the bax gene encoding exported amidase: MILTPMRRYGAMILMLLTIAFSGEVLAKTHATQTSQKSHVTETSYKQVSSKQEYSRNSAKSSSLPDLRKYPSGTPRKKAFLRTVMPYITSQNAAITADRNWLISKQYQNRWSPSERARMKDIAKRYKVSWSGNTRRIPWNTLLERVDIIPTSMVATMAAAESGWGTSKLARSNNNLFGMKCTKGRCTNAPGKVKGYSQFASVKESVSAYVTNLNTHPAYSSFRKSRAQLRKADQEVTATAMIHKLKGYSTQGSRYNNYLFAMYQDNQRLIAAHM; the protein is encoded by the coding sequence ATGATATTGACTCCCATGCGACGATATGGGGCAATGATTCTTATGTTACTCACCATCGCATTTTCGGGTGAGGTGCTGGCAAAGACGCACGCAACGCAAACGAGTCAAAAGTCCCACGTAACCGAGACAAGTTATAAACAGGTTAGCAGTAAACAAGAGTATTCTCGCAATAGTGCAAAGAGCAGTTCACTTCCTGATTTGCGAAAATACCCTTCCGGAACCCCCAGAAAAAAAGCGTTTCTCCGGACCGTTATGCCTTACATCACCAGCCAAAATGCCGCGATTACCGCGGACCGTAACTGGCTGATCTCAAAACAGTACCAGAACCGCTGGTCGCCGTCTGAACGCGCGCGTATGAAAGATATCGCGAAGCGCTATAAAGTGAGCTGGTCCGGCAATACGCGTCGTATTCCGTGGAATACGTTGCTGGAACGCGTCGACATTATTCCAACCAGTATGGTGGCGACGATGGCGGCGGCGGAAAGCGGCTGGGGAACCTCTAAACTGGCGCGTAGCAACAATAACCTGTTCGGCATGAAGTGCACGAAAGGGCGTTGTACCAATGCGCCGGGTAAGGTGAAAGGTTATTCGCAATTCGCGTCGGTTAAGGAGTCGGTGAGCGCATATGTCACCAACCTGAACACGCATCCGGCTTATTCTTCTTTCCGCAAGTCACGCGCTCAACTGCGTAAGGCGGATCAGGAAGTCACCGCCACGGCGATGATTCATAAGCTGAAGGGCTATTCTACCCAGGGGTCGCGCTATAACAACTACTTGTTCGCGATGTACCAGGACAACCAGCGCCTGATCGCCGCGCATATGTAA
- a CDS encoding membrane protein codes for MIMKYFFPVMIAIALVGCTATQPPTQKAQQSKISPVRTLDMETLCKDQAARRYNTGAQEIDVTGFEQFQGSYEMRGNTFRKESFVCSFDADGQFLHLSMR; via the coding sequence ATGATAATGAAGTATTTCTTTCCTGTGATGATAGCCATCGCGCTGGTGGGATGCACCGCGACACAACCACCGACGCAGAAAGCCCAGCAAAGTAAAATTAGCCCGGTTCGTACGCTGGATATGGAAACATTGTGTAAAGATCAGGCGGCGCGGCGTTACAATACTGGCGCACAGGAAATTGATGTTACCGGCTTCGAACAGTTTCAGGGGAGCTATGAGATGCGCGGTAATACCTTCCGTAAAGAGAGTTTTGTCTGCTCTTTTGATGCAGATGGGCAGTTTTTACATCTTTCTATGCGGTAA
- the glyQ gene encoding glycine-tRNA synthetase subunit alpha: MQKFDTRTFQGLILTLQDYWARQGCTIVQPLDMEVGAGTSHPMTCLRALGPEPMATAYVQPSRRPTDGRYGENPNRLQHYYQFQVVIKPSPDNIQELYLGSLKELGMDPTIHDIRFVEDNWENPTLGAWGLGWEVWLNGMEVTQFTYFQQVGGLECKPVTGEITYGLERLAMYIQGVDSVYDLVWSDGPLGKTTYGDVFHQNEVEQSTYNFEYADVDFLFTCFEQYEKEAQQLLALENPLPLPAYERILKAAHSFNLLDARKAISVTERQRYILRIRTLTKAVAEAYYASREALGFPMCNKEK; encoded by the coding sequence ATGCAAAAGTTTGATACCAGGACCTTCCAGGGCTTGATCCTGACCTTACAGGATTACTGGGCTCGCCAGGGCTGCACCATTGTTCAACCATTGGACATGGAAGTCGGCGCGGGAACCTCTCACCCAATGACCTGCCTGCGCGCGTTGGGGCCAGAGCCGATGGCGACTGCTTATGTGCAGCCTTCTCGTCGTCCGACCGACGGTCGCTATGGCGAAAACCCGAACCGTTTACAGCACTACTATCAGTTTCAGGTGGTGATTAAGCCCTCCCCGGACAACATTCAGGAATTGTACCTTGGATCTCTGAAAGAGCTGGGTATGGATCCAACTATCCACGATATTCGCTTCGTGGAAGATAACTGGGAAAACCCGACGCTGGGCGCCTGGGGGCTCGGCTGGGAAGTGTGGCTGAACGGTATGGAAGTCACGCAGTTCACCTATTTCCAGCAGGTTGGCGGTCTGGAATGTAAACCGGTGACCGGTGAAATCACCTACGGTCTGGAACGTCTGGCGATGTACATTCAGGGCGTAGACAGCGTGTACGACCTGGTCTGGAGCGACGGCCCATTGGGTAAAACCACTTACGGCGACGTGTTCCATCAGAACGAAGTGGAGCAGTCCACCTATAACTTTGAATATGCCGATGTAGATTTCTTATTCACCTGCTTTGAGCAGTATGAAAAAGAAGCCCAGCAACTGCTGGCGCTGGAAAATCCGCTGCCGCTACCGGCCTACGAGCGTATTCTGAAAGCCGCCCATAGCTTTAACCTGCTGGATGCGCGTAAAGCCATCTCCGTCACCGAACGTCAGCGTTACATTTTGCGTATTCGCACCCTGACCAAAGCAGTGGCGGAAGCTTATTATGCTTCCCGTGAAGCCCTCGGCTTCCCGATGTGCAACAAAGAGAAATAA
- the xylR gene encoding xylose operon regulatory protein: MFDKRHRITLLFNANKAYDRQVVEGVGEYLQASQSEWDIFIEEDFRARIDNIKEWLGDGVIADYDDDDIAQLLADVDVPIVGVGGSYHLAENYPAVHYIATDNHALVESAFLHLKEKGVNRFAFYGLPASSRKHWAAEREYAFRQLVAEEKYRGVVYQGLETAPENWQHAQNRLADWLQTLPPQTGIIAVTDARARHVLQVCEHLHIPVPEKLCVIGIDNEELTRYLSRVALSSVAQGARQMGYQAAKLLHRLLAREEMPLQRILVPPVRVIARRSTDYRSLTDPAVIQAMHFIRNHACKGIKVEQVLDAVGISRSNLEKRFKEEVGETIHAVIHAEKLEKARSLLVSTTLAINEISQMCGYPSLQYFYSVFKKEYDTTPKEYRDQHSEVLL; encoded by the coding sequence ATGTTTGATAAACGTCACCGCATCACTCTGTTATTTAACGCGAATAAAGCCTATGACCGTCAGGTAGTGGAGGGGGTGGGTGAATATTTACAAGCCTCACAATCCGAATGGGATATATTTATTGAGGAAGATTTCCGTGCCCGTATCGATAACATTAAAGAGTGGTTAGGCGACGGCGTTATTGCCGATTACGATGATGACGATATCGCGCAATTATTGGCCGATGTCGACGTACCAATTGTCGGGGTCGGCGGTTCTTACCATCTTGCTGAAAATTATCCCGCTGTTCATTACATCGCCACCGATAACCATGCGCTCGTTGAAAGCGCTTTCCTGCATTTAAAAGAAAAAGGCGTCAACCGCTTCGCGTTTTACGGTTTGCCCGCCTCCAGCCGCAAACATTGGGCGGCGGAACGGGAATACGCCTTTCGCCAACTGGTCGCCGAGGAAAAATACCGCGGCGTCGTCTATCAGGGGCTGGAAACCGCGCCGGAAAACTGGCAGCACGCGCAAAATCGCCTCGCTGACTGGCTTCAGACGCTGCCGCCGCAAACTGGCATCATTGCTGTGACGGATGCCCGCGCCCGTCACGTATTGCAGGTCTGCGAACACCTGCATATTCCGGTGCCGGAAAAACTTTGCGTTATCGGCATTGATAACGAAGAGTTAACCCGTTATCTGTCGCGCGTCGCGCTTTCCTCCGTCGCGCAGGGGGCGCGGCAAATGGGTTATCAGGCGGCGAAACTGCTGCACCGTTTGCTGGCGCGTGAAGAGATGCCTTTACAGCGCATTCTGGTGCCGCCGGTGCGCGTCATTGCGCGCCGCTCGACAGACTACCGCTCCCTGACCGATCCGGCGGTTATCCAGGCGATGCACTTTATTCGTAACCATGCCTGTAAGGGTATTAAAGTCGAACAGGTGCTGGACGCGGTTGGGATTTCACGTTCAAACCTGGAAAAACGTTTTAAGGAAGAGGTTGGCGAGACGATACATGCAGTGATCCACGCCGAAAAGCTGGAAAAAGCGCGTAGTTTGTTGGTTTCCACTACGTTGGCGATAAACGAAATTTCGCAAATGTGCGGCTACCCGTCGCTGCAATATTTCTATTCGGTGTTTAAAAAGGAGTACGACACTACGCCTAAGGAGTATCGCGACCAGCATAGTGAAGTGTTGTTGTAG
- the yiaH gene encoding Inner membrane protein YiaH: protein MQPKIHWIDNLRGIACLMVVMIHTTTWYITNAHSVSPLNWDIANILNSASRVSVPLFFMISGYLFFGERSAQPRHFLRITLCLIFYSVVALAYISLFTSINVGLSLKNVLQKPVFYHLWFFFAIAVIYLVSPLIQVKNVSGKMLLTLMVIIGIIANPNTVPQKIGGVEWLPVNLYISGDTFYYILYGMLGRAIGMMETQKQSLTLICAALFIIAVFIISRGTLHELRWRGNFADTWYLYCGPMVFICSASLFTVVKNKLNARTLPGLGLISRYSLGIYGFHALIIHALRTNGLELKRWPPLDIVWIFAATVAGSLLLSMLLQRIDKRKWVS from the coding sequence ATGCAGCCTAAAATTCACTGGATTGATAACCTGCGCGGGATCGCCTGTTTAATGGTGGTGATGATCCATACCACAACGTGGTATATCACCAATGCTCACAGCGTCAGCCCGTTAAACTGGGATATTGCGAATATCCTGAATTCGGCTTCGCGAGTTAGCGTTCCCCTGTTTTTTATGATTTCAGGCTATCTTTTTTTTGGCGAGCGCAGCGCGCAGCCGCGGCATTTTTTACGTATCACCCTCTGTCTTATCTTTTACAGCGTTGTCGCTCTGGCTTACATTTCACTTTTTACTTCGATCAACGTCGGGCTCTCGCTAAAAAATGTGCTGCAAAAACCCGTGTTTTATCACCTGTGGTTTTTCTTTGCGATTGCGGTGATCTACCTGGTATCGCCATTAATCCAGGTAAAGAATGTGAGCGGCAAAATGCTCCTGACGCTGATGGTAATCATTGGTATTATTGCTAACCCTAATACTGTACCGCAGAAAATCGGCGGCGTTGAATGGTTGCCCGTCAACCTGTATATCAGCGGCGACACGTTCTATTACATTCTCTACGGTATGCTGGGCCGCGCCATTGGAATGATGGAGACGCAAAAGCAATCGCTAACCCTTATCTGCGCCGCCCTGTTCATCATCGCGGTATTTATTATTTCTCGCGGCACACTGCATGAATTGCGCTGGCGTGGAAATTTTGCCGATACCTGGTATCTGTATTGCGGTCCTATGGTATTTATTTGCTCTGCCTCATTGTTCACTGTGGTTAAAAATAAGCTGAATGCGCGGACGTTACCCGGGCTGGGGCTTATCTCCCGCTATTCATTGGGTATTTATGGTTTCCACGCGCTGATTATTCATGCGTTACGCACCAATGGACTGGAGTTAAAACGTTGGCCGCCGTTGGATATCGTGTGGATTTTTGCCGCGACGGTGGCAGGAAGCCTGCTGCTTTCTATGCTGTTACAACGCATTGATAAACGGAAATGGGTTAGCTAA
- the xylA gene encoding xylose isomerase, with amino-acid sequence MQAYFDQLDRVRYEGPQSTNPLAFRHYNPDELVLGKRMEDHLRFAACYWHTFCWNGADMFGVGAFNRPWQQPGEALELAKRKADVAFEFFHKLNVPFYCFHDVDVSPEGASLKEYKNNIAQMVDVLAAKQEQSGVKLLWGTANCFTNPRYGAGAATNPDPEVFSWAATQVVTAMNATHKLGGENYVLWGGREGYETLLNTDLRQEREQIGRFMQMVVEHKHKIGFQGTLLIEPKPQEPTKHQYDYDVATVYGFLKQFGLEKEVKVNIEANHATLAGHSFHHEIATAIALGIFGSVDANRGDAQLGWDTDQFPISVEENALVMYEILKAGGFTTGGLNFDAKVRRQSTDKYDLFYGHIGAMDTMALSLKIAARMVKDGELDKRVAKRYAGWNGELGQQILKGQLSLGELAQYAEQHNLAPVHQSGHQELLENLVNRYLFDK; translated from the coding sequence ATGCAGGCTTATTTTGACCAACTCGATCGCGTTCGCTATGAAGGCCCTCAATCGACTAACCCGCTGGCATTTCGTCATTACAACCCTGATGAGCTGGTTTTAGGCAAACGTATGGAAGATCACCTGCGTTTCGCGGCCTGTTACTGGCATACCTTCTGCTGGAACGGCGCGGATATGTTTGGCGTGGGAGCATTTAACCGTCCGTGGCAGCAACCGGGCGAAGCGCTGGAACTGGCGAAACGCAAAGCGGACGTGGCGTTTGAGTTTTTCCACAAACTGAATGTGCCTTTTTATTGTTTCCATGACGTGGATGTGTCGCCGGAAGGCGCGTCGTTGAAAGAGTATAAAAACAACATCGCGCAGATGGTGGATGTGCTGGCGGCGAAACAGGAGCAGAGCGGCGTAAAACTGCTGTGGGGAACGGCGAACTGCTTTACCAACCCGCGCTATGGCGCAGGCGCCGCCACTAACCCGGACCCGGAGGTCTTTAGCTGGGCAGCGACGCAAGTGGTTACGGCAATGAACGCCACGCATAAACTGGGGGGCGAAAATTACGTACTGTGGGGCGGACGCGAAGGCTATGAAACGTTGCTGAATACCGATCTGCGCCAGGAACGCGAACAGATTGGCCGCTTTATGCAAATGGTGGTCGAGCACAAACATAAAATCGGTTTCCAGGGCACCCTGCTGATTGAACCGAAACCGCAGGAACCGACAAAACATCAGTACGATTATGATGTTGCAACGGTCTATGGCTTCCTCAAACAGTTCGGTCTGGAAAAAGAAGTCAAAGTGAACATTGAGGCGAACCACGCGACGCTGGCGGGCCACTCGTTCCACCATGAGATCGCGACCGCTATCGCGCTGGGTATTTTTGGCTCCGTTGATGCCAACCGCGGCGATGCGCAACTGGGTTGGGATACCGATCAGTTCCCCATTAGCGTTGAAGAGAACGCGCTGGTGATGTACGAAATTCTGAAAGCGGGCGGCTTCACGACCGGCGGTCTTAATTTCGACGCCAAAGTCCGTCGCCAGAGCACCGATAAATACGATCTGTTCTACGGGCATATCGGGGCGATGGATACGATGGCGTTGTCGCTGAAAATCGCCGCGCGTATGGTTAAAGACGGCGAGTTGGATAAACGCGTGGCGAAGCGCTACGCCGGCTGGAATGGTGAACTGGGGCAGCAAATCCTGAAAGGACAACTCTCCTTAGGCGAACTGGCGCAGTACGCGGAGCAGCACAATCTGGCGCCGGTACATCAAAGCGGTCATCAGGAGTTGTTAGAAAATCTGGTTAACCGTTATCTATTTGATAAATAA
- the yiaB gene encoding membrane protein — protein sequence MDDNVTRGKRAFSLGMLAVGAVVYLVGLWPACHTLSEKGYFFAAMVMCGFPILIRQEHTGNDRLLSRCKYLLLLGIGMVAVGIFNLELAGALKMLCLVALGLSMYGTDLYASYSDDE from the coding sequence ATGGACGATAACGTTACGCGTGGAAAACGGGCATTCAGTTTGGGAATGTTGGCCGTCGGCGCAGTGGTATATTTGGTGGGACTGTGGCCAGCCTGCCATACATTAAGCGAAAAGGGATATTTTTTTGCGGCAATGGTCATGTGTGGTTTCCCAATATTGATTCGCCAGGAACACACGGGTAATGACCGCCTGCTTTCCCGCTGCAAATATTTACTGTTGCTTGGCATTGGTATGGTTGCGGTCGGCATATTTAATCTGGAGCTTGCGGGCGCGTTGAAAATGCTTTGTCTGGTGGCGCTAGGATTAAGTATGTATGGAACCGATCTTTACGCTTCCTACAGTGATGATGAATGA
- the xylB gene encoding xylulose kinase, with translation MVVVSPVSVALPGAFGKGTHIMYIGIDLGTSGVKAILLNEQGDVLATHTEKLTVSRPHPLWSEQEPEQWWQATDRAVKGLGRQQSLSGVRALGIAGQMHGATLLDSRQQVLRPAILWNDGRCSEECAWLEKQAPQSRAITGNLMMPGFTAPKLVWVQRHEPDIFRQIDKVLLPKDFLRLRMTGVFASDMSDAAGTMWLDVKKRDWSDVMLNACHLTRQQMPALFEGSEITGTLLPEVASAWGMPTVPVVAGGGDNAAGAVGVGMIDAGQAMLSLGTSGVYFAVSDGFLSKPESAVHSFCHALPERWHLMSVMLSAASCLDWSAKLTGLANVPALIAAAQQADEHTDPVWFLPYLSGERTPHNNPQAKGVFFGLTHQHGPAELARAVLEGVGYALADGMDVVHACGVKPASVTLIGGGARSEYWRQMLSDISGLQLDYRTGGDVGPALGAARLAQIAVNKQTPFADVLPPLPLEQSHYPDVQRYAIYQQRREIFHRLYQQLLPLMS, from the coding sequence GTGGTGGTGGTTAGCCCGGTAAGCGTAGCGCTGCCGGGCGCTTTCGGTAAAGGAACCCACATTATGTATATCGGGATCGATCTTGGTACATCGGGTGTAAAGGCCATCCTGTTGAATGAGCAGGGCGATGTGCTGGCTACGCATACTGAAAAACTGACCGTATCGCGTCCGCATCCCTTATGGTCGGAACAGGAGCCAGAGCAGTGGTGGCAGGCGACGGATCGCGCGGTTAAAGGTTTAGGCCGGCAACAGTCGTTAAGTGGTGTCCGGGCGTTAGGGATTGCAGGACAAATGCATGGCGCGACGTTGCTGGATAGCCGGCAGCAGGTTTTGCGTCCGGCGATTTTATGGAATGACGGACGCTGTAGCGAAGAGTGCGCCTGGCTGGAAAAACAGGCGCCGCAGTCGCGTGCGATAACCGGTAATCTGATGATGCCCGGCTTTACCGCGCCCAAATTAGTCTGGGTGCAGCGCCACGAGCCGGATATTTTCCGCCAGATAGACAAAGTCCTGTTGCCGAAAGATTTTCTGCGGCTGCGAATGACGGGCGTCTTTGCCAGCGATATGTCGGATGCGGCGGGAACGATGTGGCTGGACGTGAAAAAGCGCGACTGGAGCGACGTTATGCTCAACGCCTGTCATTTAACCCGACAGCAGATGCCCGCGTTATTTGAAGGTAGTGAAATTACCGGAACGTTGCTGCCGGAGGTAGCCAGCGCATGGGGAATGCCAACAGTACCCGTGGTGGCGGGCGGCGGCGACAATGCGGCTGGCGCGGTCGGCGTAGGAATGATTGATGCCGGACAGGCGATGCTCTCGCTCGGAACATCGGGCGTCTATTTTGCCGTCAGCGACGGCTTTCTGAGTAAACCGGAAAGCGCAGTACACAGTTTTTGCCATGCGCTGCCGGAACGCTGGCATTTAATGTCTGTGATGCTGAGCGCCGCCTCTTGTCTGGACTGGTCGGCTAAACTTACCGGGCTGGCGAACGTCCCGGCGCTGATTGCCGCCGCGCAGCAAGCGGATGAGCATACCGATCCGGTCTGGTTTTTGCCGTATCTTTCCGGCGAGCGCACGCCGCACAATAATCCGCAGGCAAAAGGCGTTTTCTTTGGTTTAACCCATCAGCACGGCCCGGCGGAACTGGCGCGCGCGGTTCTGGAAGGCGTGGGGTATGCCCTGGCGGACGGCATGGACGTGGTTCATGCCTGTGGCGTCAAACCCGCCAGCGTGACGCTTATCGGCGGCGGGGCGCGCAGCGAATACTGGCGTCAGATGCTATCTGATATTAGCGGGCTGCAGCTTGATTATCGTACTGGCGGCGATGTGGGGCCGGCGCTGGGGGCGGCGCGCCTGGCGCAAATTGCGGTGAATAAACAGACGCCGTTCGCCGATGTGTTGCCGCCGTTGCCGCTGGAGCAGTCGCATTATCCTGATGTGCAACGTTATGCGATTTATCAACAACGTCGTGAAATTTTCCACCGACTCTACCAGCAACTGCTGCCGTTGATGTCATAG